One segment of Microscilla marina ATCC 23134 DNA contains the following:
- a CDS encoding TapB family protein, producing MKRFKNLSLFVLNLLILSALMAFVPGDSGDCTMYIASSKGATMELKNYSRKGKLQNIVRLNISDKTEANGKVMLNVDYAYYDKKDKDVKAKGKYKAVCENGVFKFEFGALTPVAGQQKGKNMKIEMESDYLDIPANPSVGQTLKNGTLTMKVQAEGMPNMFNTKIAMTDRKVVGLEKVTTPAGTFDCVKITYNSEMKMSFIKTRSRTVEWFAKGVGLVRSEFYNKRGKMAGYTILTKLKK from the coding sequence ATGAAACGTTTTAAAAATTTAAGCTTATTTGTGCTTAACCTGCTAATTTTGAGTGCTTTAATGGCTTTTGTACCAGGTGATAGTGGAGATTGTACCATGTATATTGCCAGCAGCAAAGGGGCCACCATGGAGCTGAAAAACTATTCTCGTAAGGGCAAACTACAAAACATTGTGCGGCTAAACATATCTGACAAAACCGAAGCAAATGGCAAAGTAATGTTGAACGTAGACTACGCCTATTACGATAAAAAAGATAAAGACGTAAAGGCAAAAGGGAAGTACAAAGCAGTGTGTGAAAATGGGGTGTTTAAATTTGAGTTTGGGGCATTGACTCCAGTGGCAGGGCAGCAAAAGGGGAAAAATATGAAAATAGAGATGGAAAGTGACTACCTCGACATTCCGGCAAATCCTAGCGTGGGTCAAACCCTGAAAAATGGCACCCTGACTATGAAAGTACAAGCCGAAGGAATGCCTAATATGTTTAATACCAAAATAGCAATGACTGATCGTAAGGTGGTAGGTTTAGAAAAGGTAACGACTCCTGCGGGTACTTTCGACTGTGTAAAAATAACCTATAACAGCGAAATGAAAATGTCTTTTATAAAAACCCGTTCACGTACGGTAGAATGGTTTGCCAAAGGAGTAGGGCTGGTACGGTCGGAGTTTTATAACAAAAGAGGGAAGATGGCAGGTTATACAATCTTGACCAAGTTAAAGAAATAA
- a CDS encoding SpoIIE family protein phosphatase → MLEKTPPNIHRITLLNNLAEAYLNKHPTTSIKYAKQARQLGKKLQYMPGYLRSFNHVGIAYIVLSEYDKAIAELLKGLKLADSVRLDSLQGLLNLNIGLIYSKLQKPKEALKHYQTGLMHSLAVKHIKNAIVSYNNIGYTHIAEKRYAKAYLPLFEGLKLAIATKDVKNQGLIYSNLALIYYHQKSYKQAEQTFIKSIDLSKKAKDSFSILGTYVDFIQFYLDTKQTKPVPQHLKDALHLAKVVGSKNFEANFYELYTQYYKTKGDFEKALRYKEQAIGLKDSVFSMKKNKQIARLKANYKHEAEKLVLKQEVALEKKARQTQKMISVIALIGFAAIIIVALLLYRINQKRRKTNQQLAVQKQEAEKQHDVIKEKTMEIQAAYHTLQEVNKELQQTQAEIAAHRDTLQSKNKELSWYRYRIGKSIEAAKLIQTAILPDSTSLRDYFNEYFVLYKPKDVVSGDFYWVDQQQVQTILIVADCTGHGVPGAFMSMVANTLLDNIIKVDKVLDPVGILNLLHKKIKKVLRQEDTRNNSGMDVAVLVLEPQTTSSVAVVFAGARRPLFYIRQGHREIEELRGTRRAIGGIQPKNREFEKKTLLLPAGSLLYVGSDGLTDQNDRERTKFGKKRLKNLLQTNARLSLAQQYEVINKELSQHMQGVEQRDDILWMGIKV, encoded by the coding sequence ATGCTTGAAAAAACACCCCCGAATATTCACCGTATTACGCTGTTAAATAACTTAGCAGAAGCCTACCTAAACAAGCACCCCACCACGTCTATTAAGTACGCTAAACAAGCGCGTCAACTAGGGAAAAAACTCCAATATATGCCTGGTTATCTTCGCTCATTCAATCACGTAGGCATTGCCTACATTGTGTTGAGTGAGTATGACAAAGCCATTGCCGAACTGCTAAAGGGGCTCAAGTTGGCAGACAGTGTTCGCCTCGACAGCCTACAAGGATTGCTCAACCTCAATATTGGGCTTATTTATAGCAAGCTTCAAAAACCTAAAGAAGCACTCAAACACTATCAGACAGGATTGATGCATAGCCTGGCGGTCAAACACATCAAAAATGCGATCGTTTCATACAATAATATAGGGTATACCCATATTGCAGAAAAAAGGTATGCAAAAGCCTACCTTCCTTTGTTTGAAGGGCTCAAGCTTGCCATAGCTACCAAAGATGTAAAAAACCAGGGATTGATTTACAGTAATTTGGCATTGATTTATTATCACCAAAAAAGCTATAAGCAAGCAGAACAAACTTTCATTAAATCTATTGACTTGTCTAAGAAAGCCAAAGACAGCTTTTCTATACTAGGTACTTACGTAGATTTTATTCAGTTTTATTTAGATACTAAACAAACCAAGCCTGTACCCCAACATTTGAAAGATGCCCTGCATTTGGCAAAGGTGGTAGGAAGCAAAAATTTTGAGGCTAACTTTTATGAGTTGTACACCCAGTACTATAAAACCAAGGGAGATTTTGAAAAAGCTTTGCGTTACAAAGAGCAAGCCATTGGGTTGAAAGACAGCGTGTTTAGCATGAAAAAAAACAAGCAGATAGCCCGGCTAAAAGCAAACTATAAGCACGAAGCTGAGAAGTTGGTACTGAAGCAAGAAGTAGCGCTCGAAAAAAAAGCCAGACAAACTCAAAAAATGATTTCTGTGATAGCCCTCATTGGTTTTGCGGCCATTATTATAGTGGCTTTGCTGCTTTACAGAATAAACCAAAAAAGGCGTAAAACTAACCAACAATTGGCAGTGCAGAAACAGGAAGCAGAAAAACAACACGATGTGATCAAAGAAAAAACAATGGAAATACAGGCAGCATACCATACCTTACAAGAAGTAAACAAGGAGTTACAGCAAACCCAGGCCGAAATAGCCGCCCACCGCGATACACTACAAAGTAAAAACAAGGAGCTCTCGTGGTACCGTTACCGCATTGGCAAAAGTATAGAAGCCGCCAAACTTATTCAAACTGCCATCTTGCCTGATAGTACCAGTCTTCGCGACTATTTTAACGAATACTTTGTCTTGTATAAGCCCAAAGACGTGGTTTCGGGCGATTTTTATTGGGTAGATCAACAACAGGTGCAAACAATTTTGATTGTGGCTGACTGTACCGGACACGGGGTACCAGGGGCATTTATGAGTATGGTGGCCAATACCCTGCTAGACAATATCATTAAAGTAGACAAGGTGCTCGACCCTGTAGGTATTTTGAATTTGTTGCATAAAAAAATAAAAAAGGTGTTGCGCCAGGAAGATACCCGTAACAACAGTGGAATGGACGTGGCAGTGTTGGTTTTGGAGCCACAAACAACCAGCAGTGTAGCCGTGGTATTTGCGGGAGCCAGGCGTCCTTTGTTTTATATCAGACAAGGTCATAGAGAGATAGAAGAACTTAGGGGTACCCGTAGGGCTATTGGAGGCATACAACCCAAAAACCGGGAGTTTGAAAAAAAGACGTTGTTGTTGCCCGCAGGTAGCTTGCTTTATGTAGGGTCAGACGGTTTGACCGACCAAAATGATAGGGAACGCACAAAGTTTGGTAAAAAAAGACTGAAAAACCTGTTGCAAACCAATGCCCGCTTGTCGCTTGCTCAACAATACGAAGTGATCAATAAAGAGCTATCGCAGCATATGCAAGGTGTAGAGCAACGCGACGATATTTTATGGATGGGAATAAAAGTTTAA